In Bacteroidota bacterium, one DNA window encodes the following:
- a CDS encoding choice-of-anchor D domain-containing protein, with product MTRILLRSAVLSLLALLLATVTAQSSKADCAYSLSTADSAWSFSANAGSEQTRTFWVTNTGSTTITLEISLSGTDAFSVTPHIDTLAAGDSVQITVVFHPGSGASAGSSVHGTITISKVGSDCRKTLGLVGKVTGSNGGGNGGHDAVVIFDPGKWSFGALAQGADSCHTFTLINWTGKTIVLTGWSMLHDRGFSVDPSFTDNVTLDSGETKQFTVCYTSDSSRHEVVDSLDVTWHYDGQNDTHHTDLAVTAAYKKTDSGNGGGGTSDGLVADPGEYSFGALAAGASACKDIVITNHSSSQSIVITGWTSCDGQQFSLRPSFSGNDTLAPGSSITITMCYTASSTAGSAKCNLTVNYTIGSATKQLVVGFGATSQGSNNSGDACLRTEQTAGYKDPIVIGASANRALQLINKTGADITITNDSVACEDARAFTLTSSLPITVPAHGTANLNYTFTPFALNNGDPKGVYSGCVIFWLSGDSITCHEAKGTLVGFAVHDADTHTNDTVIRELYPNEPRVISIESHGDRPTKTFTFTNNLTVDVTVNGVTLKNGTYFQIQSTTPATTPFVLHPSDNMTVTVIYTANDKDVHYDTLVINSTHNLLGTGFQLQGVRAATSSVRAEIPSGVTISLTPNPMSSRLVATVTGTTSATIEVYDMLGKQLTSSATTGTWVWNATTDAGARVASGSYIVRISGVSTDGIPFVTSKRVVVTNE from the coding sequence ATGACACGAATTCTACTTCGATCCGCAGTGCTTAGTTTGTTGGCGCTGCTCTTAGCTACCGTAACCGCACAATCGTCCAAGGCGGATTGTGCGTATTCGCTTTCAACGGCAGACTCGGCATGGTCGTTCTCGGCGAATGCAGGCTCCGAGCAAACTCGAACCTTCTGGGTGACGAACACCGGTTCGACTACGATCACGCTCGAGATCTCCTTAAGTGGTACCGACGCATTCTCGGTCACTCCGCATATCGATACACTTGCGGCGGGCGATAGCGTCCAGATTACCGTCGTCTTCCATCCCGGCTCCGGCGCGTCAGCAGGGAGCTCGGTACATGGGACAATCACCATCTCGAAGGTCGGCAGCGACTGTAGAAAGACATTGGGGCTCGTGGGCAAAGTAACAGGATCGAACGGTGGCGGCAATGGCGGTCACGATGCTGTCGTGATCTTTGACCCGGGTAAGTGGAGCTTCGGAGCGCTTGCTCAGGGAGCGGATTCATGCCATACGTTCACGCTCATCAACTGGACCGGGAAGACGATCGTCTTAACAGGTTGGTCGATGTTGCATGATCGTGGATTCAGTGTCGACCCGTCATTTACCGATAATGTGACGCTCGATTCCGGAGAAACGAAACAGTTTACCGTGTGCTATACGTCGGATTCATCCCGTCATGAAGTCGTCGATTCACTGGATGTCACATGGCATTACGATGGACAGAATGATACTCATCATACCGATCTCGCGGTAACAGCGGCCTATAAGAAGACGGATTCGGGTAACGGCGGAGGTGGGACGAGCGACGGTCTGGTCGCAGATCCGGGCGAATATAGTTTCGGAGCACTGGCAGCTGGCGCAAGCGCTTGTAAAGATATTGTCATCACGAATCATTCGTCTTCTCAGTCGATCGTTATTACTGGCTGGACGAGTTGCGACGGACAGCAATTTTCACTCAGGCCGAGCTTCTCCGGAAACGATACGCTTGCTCCGGGATCGTCGATCACGATCACGATGTGCTATACTGCATCGAGCACTGCTGGCTCAGCGAAATGTAATCTGACCGTGAACTACACGATCGGTAGCGCCACAAAGCAGTTGGTCGTCGGATTTGGGGCAACCTCACAGGGAAGTAACAATAGCGGCGATGCATGTTTGCGCACGGAGCAGACAGCCGGGTACAAGGATCCGATCGTGATCGGGGCCAGTGCAAATCGTGCGTTGCAGCTCATTAACAAGACCGGCGCCGATATCACAATCACCAACGATAGCGTCGCTTGCGAAGATGCTCGTGCATTCACTCTGACCTCCTCGCTGCCGATCACCGTACCTGCGCATGGTACGGCGAACCTCAACTATACGTTTACGCCGTTCGCATTGAATAACGGCGACCCGAAGGGAGTCTACAGCGGGTGTGTGATCTTTTGGCTTAGCGGCGACAGCATTACCTGCCACGAAGCGAAAGGAACGCTGGTAGGCTTTGCGGTTCATGATGCGGATACGCACACGAACGATACGGTCATTCGCGAACTCTATCCGAACGAGCCGCGTGTGATCTCAATCGAGTCGCATGGCGATCGTCCGACGAAGACGTTTACGTTCACTAATAACCTCACGGTGGACGTTACGGTCAACGGAGTGACGCTGAAAAACGGTACGTACTTCCAAATTCAGAGCACGACGCCTGCAACGACGCCGTTTGTTCTACACCCGAGCGACAATATGACCGTCACCGTGATCTATACGGCGAACGACAAAGATGTTCACTACGATACTCTTGTCATCAACTCCACACATAATCTCCTCGGCACCGGCTTCCAGCTTCAGGGAGTACGAGCAGCGACGAGTTCGGTTCGTGCGGAGATCCCTTCAGGGGTGACGATCAGCCTGACGCCGAATCCGATGTCATCGAGACTGGTCGCAACTGTGACGGGCACGACGTCTGCAACGATCGAAGTGTACGATATGCTCGGCAAACAGCTCACGTCGTCAGCGACTACTGGCACGTGGGTCTGGAATGCAACGACCGATGCAGGGGCTCGTGTCGCTTCCGGCAGTTATATCGTCCGCATCAGCGGCGTGAGCACCGATGGTATCCCGTTCGTGACCTCGAAGCGGGTTGTGGTGACGAACGAATAG
- a CDS encoding transcriptional repressor, with product MTDEPAQKLTRLPKKEPAAEVVANPHDVFRKYLKDGDYRITPERFEVLDAVLKWDDHFDADNLFIYLKNSGSKVSRATVYKTLNLLHECGLVSRYRFSQGHAQYEKTVGRPHHDHLICTTCGKIIEFDNQRVVQMQNDICIAYGFKPLYHSFQIFSQCLDGAADIQDCEYARQFKSALMNPEKRHKH from the coding sequence ATGACAGACGAACCTGCTCAAAAACTGACTCGGCTCCCCAAAAAGGAGCCCGCGGCGGAGGTCGTGGCAAATCCGCACGATGTATTCCGAAAGTATCTCAAAGACGGTGATTACCGCATCACCCCGGAACGCTTTGAAGTGCTCGATGCCGTCTTGAAATGGGACGATCACTTCGATGCCGATAATCTGTTCATCTATTTAAAAAACAGTGGTTCGAAGGTCTCCCGTGCCACCGTATATAAGACACTCAATCTTCTGCATGAATGCGGGCTCGTCTCCCGCTATCGGTTTTCACAGGGGCACGCCCAATACGAAAAAACCGTTGGCCGCCCGCACCACGATCACCTGATCTGTACTACGTGCGGCAAGATCATCGAGTTTGACAATCAGCGCGTCGTGCAGATGCAGAACGACATCTGTATTGCGTATGGCTTTAAGCCGCTCTACCACTCCTTCCAGATTTTCAGTCAATGCCTCGATGGCGCGGCTGATATCCAGGACTGCGAGTATGCGCGGCAGTTCAAGTCCGCCCTGATGAATCCGGAGAAGCGTCACAAACATTGA
- a CDS encoding FTR1 family protein, giving the protein MYGKLFNQFIISFRESIEASLVVMAVMVALKKRGDERIRKAALWGIITAVATCAVGGYMLGTIALVNNHGVELALYISAAVAVTTMVIWMMRSGKKIRQQIDDRINSTISKSGFLPMLGIFLFVFFMITREGFEMVLLLLAFGAGVGGGYYVSAMLAGISLAVILSYSISKGLIKVNIGKFLQQSAYVLMILVVQLVFDCLHEAYEGNFLAQPSNQTYANFVDYVHDQVPVFSYAALGLFAIIVIYHLVTNLGARRAAKSEPARA; this is encoded by the coding sequence ATGTACGGCAAATTATTCAACCAGTTCATCATCAGTTTCCGCGAGTCGATCGAGGCATCACTCGTTGTTATGGCCGTCATGGTGGCCCTGAAAAAGCGCGGAGACGAACGTATCCGCAAAGCGGCTCTGTGGGGGATCATTACCGCAGTCGCGACATGCGCTGTCGGTGGGTACATGCTCGGGACGATCGCTCTTGTCAATAACCATGGTGTAGAACTTGCACTCTATATCTCTGCCGCCGTCGCCGTCACGACCATGGTCATCTGGATGATGCGCTCCGGCAAGAAGATTCGTCAGCAGATCGACGATCGCATCAATTCGACGATTAGCAAAAGCGGCTTCCTCCCGATGCTCGGTATTTTCCTCTTCGTGTTCTTTATGATCACACGCGAAGGGTTCGAGATGGTGCTGCTGTTGCTCGCATTCGGAGCTGGGGTCGGTGGCGGCTATTACGTCAGCGCCATGCTCGCAGGCATCAGCCTCGCTGTGATCCTCTCCTATTCAATCTCGAAGGGACTGATCAAGGTCAATATTGGAAAGTTTTTGCAGCAATCGGCGTATGTGCTGATGATCCTCGTTGTCCAGCTTGTCTTCGACTGTCTGCACGAAGCATACGAGGGTAATTTCCTAGCGCAACCCTCCAATCAAACGTATGCGAATTTCGTCGACTACGTTCACGACCAGGTGCCGGTGTTTTCCTACGCGGCACTCGGGTTATTCGCGATTATTGTGATCTATCATCTGGTCACAAATCTCGGCGCACGACGTGCGGCGAAGTCCGAGCCGGCTCGCGCCTGA
- a CDS encoding PD40 domain-containing protein, protein MHRIIFATTTVILTTTAVFAQPQKSPYEIKDPKISIVTYRPEHDNSGIDMAKQFQGAKPLPTSQYLKEEKHLRNIRQLSFEGENAEAYLSPDDSHLCFQARGRGEGHCDQIFTMTLDGKNVKHISTGTGRTTCSYYMPDQAHILYASTFNSDDACPPEPDHSLGYVWPLYRSYDLYIADTNGVTIGRLTADTTFYDAEATISPVGDRIVFTSTRDGDIDLYSMKLDGTGIKRLTTELGYDGGAFYSLDGKQICFRAARPTGKDADEYKALLAKGLVKPGDLEIMVMNADGTGKKQLTHNGKANFCPFFYPDGKRVIFSSNMDDPQGREFDLYAVNTDGTGLERITYAKGFDGFAMFTRDGKHLVWCSNRNGSHPGNTNIFVADWVN, encoded by the coding sequence ATGCACCGTATCATATTTGCTACTACCACTGTCATTCTCACAACAACAGCGGTATTCGCTCAACCCCAAAAGAGTCCGTACGAGATCAAGGACCCAAAGATCAGCATCGTGACCTACCGGCCCGAACACGATAACTCTGGGATCGATATGGCAAAGCAATTTCAGGGCGCGAAGCCGCTGCCAACCTCGCAATATCTCAAGGAAGAGAAGCACCTTCGCAATATCCGGCAACTGAGCTTCGAAGGTGAAAATGCAGAGGCGTACCTCAGCCCGGACGACAGCCACCTCTGTTTTCAGGCGCGAGGACGAGGTGAAGGTCATTGCGATCAGATCTTCACGATGACGCTCGATGGAAAGAATGTAAAACACATCTCGACGGGGACGGGACGTACAACGTGTTCGTACTACATGCCCGACCAAGCGCATATTCTTTACGCATCGACGTTTAATAGTGACGATGCCTGCCCGCCGGAACCAGATCACTCGCTCGGGTACGTATGGCCGCTCTATCGTTCATACGATCTCTATATTGCCGACACTAACGGGGTGACGATTGGCCGTCTGACCGCCGATACTACCTTCTATGACGCCGAAGCTACCATCTCTCCGGTCGGAGACCGAATTGTATTCACCAGCACACGTGACGGAGATATCGACCTCTACTCGATGAAACTTGATGGGACCGGCATCAAACGCCTGACAACAGAACTTGGCTACGATGGTGGCGCATTCTACTCGCTCGACGGAAAACAGATCTGCTTCCGTGCTGCACGCCCTACGGGCAAAGACGCCGATGAATACAAGGCCTTACTTGCGAAGGGACTTGTCAAACCCGGCGACCTGGAAATTATGGTCATGAACGCCGATGGCACCGGCAAGAAACAACTCACACACAATGGCAAAGCCAACTTTTGTCCGTTCTTCTACCCGGACGGCAAACGTGTAATCTTTTCATCGAATATGGACGATCCGCAAGGACGCGAGTTCGACCTTTATGCCGTCAATACCGACGGTACCGGGCTCGAACGGATTACGTATGCAAAGGGCTTCGACGGTTTCGCGATGTTCACCCGTGATGGTAAACATTTGGTGTGGTGTTCGAATCGAAATGGCTCACACCCCGGCAATACCAATATTTTCGTTGCCGACTGGGTCAACTAA
- a CDS encoding ABC transporter permease produces MSFEFFIAKRYALSKRREQFITIISALSALGIVVGVAALICVLSVFNGFSRVVTDILVNFDPHIRVTALSDSTTTNARYLNGIDSLVRIAKQFPGVHAAAAVVKQKAVIVHYTLPRVAVISGIDISDVDRVSGLAKTVQAGSMQLDSQGIVLGQLLADNLAIATGDTIQVFSSTGMERILSEPVTPKTRYFIVRGIFAANNRDYDGNNAYVNLAAARDLFDVPNDAATQIDIRLNNIDESQEVKTEMTKRFGLHGVSIDTWYDLHHDLYNVMEIERWIAYVILIMIVAVASFSIFSALTLTVFEKRRDIGLLVALGADRNQIRKIFLSQGLITGVTGVLIGCVLGLAVVSAQQQFGFFKLDTSVYIIPAMPVELHALDFLAVSIGALVLVVLAAIFPARRAAETLPADSLRWE; encoded by the coding sequence ATGTCATTCGAATTCTTTATCGCCAAACGATACGCGCTCTCGAAGCGTCGCGAGCAATTTATTACGATCATTAGTGCCCTGTCTGCGCTTGGGATCGTTGTCGGGGTTGCTGCGCTAATCTGTGTGCTTTCGGTCTTCAATGGGTTTTCACGCGTCGTGACGGATATCCTCGTTAATTTTGACCCGCATATTCGTGTTACAGCCCTTTCCGATTCGACTACAACGAACGCTCGGTATCTCAATGGCATCGACAGCTTGGTACGAATCGCAAAACAATTTCCCGGAGTCCATGCAGCGGCAGCCGTCGTCAAACAAAAGGCGGTGATCGTCCACTACACACTGCCCCGCGTTGCTGTCATTAGCGGGATCGATATCTCCGATGTCGATCGTGTCTCTGGCCTTGCCAAGACCGTTCAGGCCGGCTCGATGCAACTCGACTCACAGGGGATTGTCCTTGGCCAATTACTTGCGGATAATCTTGCCATCGCGACGGGCGATACCATTCAGGTCTTCAGTTCGACCGGAATGGAGCGCATCCTCTCGGAGCCGGTCACTCCGAAGACGCGATACTTTATCGTGCGCGGAATTTTCGCCGCGAACAACCGCGACTACGATGGCAATAACGCATACGTCAACCTTGCTGCGGCGCGTGACTTGTTCGACGTCCCGAACGACGCGGCGACCCAGATCGACATCCGGTTGAATAATATCGACGAATCGCAAGAGGTGAAAACCGAGATGACGAAGCGCTTCGGTCTGCATGGCGTCTCGATCGACACGTGGTACGACCTCCATCACGACCTCTATAATGTGATGGAGATCGAGCGATGGATTGCGTATGTCATTCTCATCATGATTGTCGCCGTCGCGTCGTTCAGTATCTTCAGTGCGCTCACGCTCACCGTGTTCGAGAAGCGCCGGGATATCGGACTCTTAGTCGCACTTGGAGCCGATCGGAACCAGATCCGAAAGATATTCCTGTCACAGGGCCTCATTACAGGTGTCACCGGCGTACTCATCGGATGCGTACTGGGTCTTGCTGTCGTTTCGGCGCAACAGCAGTTCGGATTTTTCAAACTCGATACGAGTGTGTATATCATACCTGCCATGCCGGTTGAGTTACACGCGCTTGACTTCCTCGCCGTAAGTATCGGAGCATTGGTGCTTGTGGTGCTTGCGGCCATTTTCCCTGCGCGTCGCGCAGCGGAAACGCTTCCTGCCGATTCTCTGCGTTGGGAATAG
- a CDS encoding ABC transporter ATP-binding protein, which produces MATILAVRGLGKLYRSGTTSVEVFSNITFDVAQGEVVALTGASGSGKTTLLNIIGTLDQATSGTVGINGQDISKLSPAAMASFRNTHIGFIFQFHHLLPEFTATENVAMPSIIAGASYDKATKRATELLDEVGLAHRATHRPSELSGGEAQRVAVARAFMMQPTLVLADEPTGNLDPENSDKLFSLILSLAARHNQTFLIATHNLDLAKSATRTLHIEKGGIRA; this is translated from the coding sequence ATGGCTACAATATTAGCAGTTCGAGGACTCGGCAAACTATACCGTTCAGGCACCACGTCAGTCGAGGTGTTCTCTAATATTACGTTCGATGTCGCACAAGGCGAGGTCGTGGCACTCACCGGCGCCAGCGGCTCCGGCAAAACGACGTTACTAAATATTATCGGCACGCTCGATCAGGCGACGTCCGGTACAGTAGGAATCAACGGACAGGACATCTCAAAGCTCTCGCCGGCGGCGATGGCGTCATTCCGCAATACACACATCGGATTCATCTTCCAATTTCATCATCTGCTGCCGGAGTTCACCGCCACCGAGAATGTCGCCATGCCGTCGATCATCGCGGGTGCATCATACGACAAGGCGACTAAACGAGCAACGGAGTTACTTGACGAGGTAGGATTAGCCCATCGGGCAACCCATCGTCCTTCGGAGCTTTCGGGCGGCGAAGCGCAACGAGTGGCAGTTGCCCGTGCATTTATGATGCAACCAACGCTTGTCCTGGCAGATGAACCGACTGGTAACCTTGACCCGGAAAATTCCGACAAACTGTTTTCGCTGATCCTCTCGCTTGCAGCGCGTCACAATCAAACATTTCTGATCGCAACCCATAACCTCGATCTTGCCAAGAGCGCAACACGAACGCTCCATATCGAGAAAGGCGGGATTCGCGCATAA
- a CDS encoding TSUP family transporter encodes MFTTELVLLCAAAFCAGLVDAVVGGGGLIQIPAALVLLPGYPVATVIGTTKLPSFCGTSIAAYQYSRHVTLNIKRLAIMTSIACISAFTGSKLLTVVSNGFMKPLLLVVLSLVAIYTYSKKDFGSHTHKEHSPLLELLYTVSISLFIGFYDGFIGPGAGSFFILALITLLGYDFLRASANAKFLNLSTNLGSITFFLLSGRILYMIALPMALFNALGGFVGARLAILKGNTFIRVFFLVVIVGTLLRFGYDIFFK; translated from the coding sequence GTGTTTACCACCGAACTCGTTCTGTTGTGCGCCGCCGCCTTCTGTGCGGGGCTCGTTGATGCTGTCGTCGGAGGGGGAGGATTGATCCAAATCCCAGCCGCGCTCGTCCTGCTTCCTGGCTACCCTGTCGCGACGGTTATCGGGACTACAAAGCTGCCCTCGTTCTGCGGGACAAGCATCGCAGCATATCAATACTCGCGCCACGTAACACTCAACATCAAGCGATTGGCGATCATGACGTCAATCGCGTGTATCTCCGCATTTACCGGTTCCAAATTGTTGACGGTCGTCAGTAATGGCTTCATGAAGCCATTACTGCTAGTTGTGTTGAGCCTCGTTGCGATCTATACGTATAGTAAGAAAGATTTTGGGAGCCATACGCATAAAGAGCATTCACCGCTGCTGGAGTTGCTCTACACAGTATCGATTAGCCTCTTCATTGGCTTTTATGACGGCTTTATCGGTCCCGGGGCCGGGAGCTTTTTTATTCTGGCGTTGATCACGCTGCTTGGATACGATTTCTTGCGTGCGAGCGCGAACGCAAAATTCCTGAACCTCTCGACGAATCTTGGTTCGATCACGTTTTTCCTGCTCAGTGGGCGGATACTATATATGATCGCATTACCGATGGCGTTGTTCAATGCGCTCGGTGGATTCGTCGGTGCACGGCTTGCAATCCTGAAGGGCAATACCTTTATACGAGTCTTCTTTCTTGTAGTTATTGTCGGGACCCTGTTGCGTTTTGGGTACGATATCTTTTTTAAATAG
- the rimM gene encoding 16S rRNA processing protein RimM, translating to MNEALILVAVIRKPHGVAGELSADSYTYDNRRFKKLKTVTVRKENGDVSELTLLSTRETVKGILLKFKEITDRDTADLYREAQVLIPESETLPPPKGKAYYHEYPGMNVVDADSKEVIGTVRQHLEMPAGNILVLTMRDGSERLMTMAGEEFVGVDRETRTVTVRLLEEL from the coding sequence GTGAACGAAGCGCTCATACTCGTTGCCGTTATCCGAAAGCCGCATGGCGTAGCCGGCGAGCTTTCAGCCGATTCGTATACCTACGACAACCGGCGGTTCAAGAAGCTCAAGACGGTAACGGTCCGAAAAGAAAACGGAGACGTCTCCGAACTGACCCTGTTGTCCACACGCGAGACGGTTAAAGGGATCCTCTTGAAGTTCAAAGAGATTACCGACCGCGATACGGCAGACCTCTATCGTGAAGCACAAGTCCTGATCCCTGAGTCCGAAACCCTCCCCCCGCCGAAAGGGAAAGCCTATTACCATGAATATCCCGGCATGAACGTCGTGGATGCCGATTCGAAGGAAGTGATCGGGACCGTCCGGCAACATTTGGAAATGCCGGCTGGGAATATACTCGTTCTGACCATGCGAGATGGCAGCGAACGATTAATGACAATGGCCGGCGAGGAATTCGTCGGGGTCGATCGCGAAACGAGAACGGTAACCGTACGGCTCCTGGAGGAGCTTTGA
- the rpsP gene encoding 30S ribosomal protein S16 gives MVKLRLAKQGRKKLPIYKLVATDSRNRRDGRFIESLGQYRPKSEPGTKIEFNEERVMYWLRVGAQPTDTVRSLLSSKGIMLKFHLEKKKIDPARAEEIFNTWKANKEASYAKKLVSQKEAAKKKADAKAAEAAAAAKAIADAEAAKAAEVAAAAAAEAAAAEAPVAEAEAPAAE, from the coding sequence ATGGTAAAGCTACGCCTTGCGAAGCAGGGAAGAAAGAAACTTCCGATCTATAAGCTGGTTGCGACCGATTCACGTAACCGCCGTGATGGCCGATTCATCGAATCCCTCGGCCAGTATCGCCCGAAGAGCGAGCCGGGCACGAAGATTGAATTCAACGAAGAACGCGTGATGTATTGGCTCCGTGTCGGAGCACAGCCGACGGACACGGTCCGTTCGCTTCTTTCCTCGAAGGGCATCATGCTGAAATTCCACCTCGAAAAGAAGAAGATCGATCCGGCTCGCGCAGAAGAGATCTTCAATACGTGGAAGGCGAACAAGGAAGCATCCTACGCCAAGAAGCTCGTTAGCCAGAAGGAAGCTGCGAAGAAGAAGGCCGACGCGAAAGCAGCGGAAGCTGCTGCTGCCGCAAAGGCGATCGCCGATGCTGAAGCTGCAAAGGCTGCGGAAGTTGCTGCTGCTGCTGCCGCGGAAGCTGCAGCGGCCGAGGCTCCGGTTGCCGAAGCAGAAGCGCCGGCTGCTGAATAA